One stretch of Nicotiana tabacum cultivar K326 chromosome 18, ASM71507v2, whole genome shotgun sequence DNA includes these proteins:
- the LOC107805193 gene encoding exocyst complex component EXO70C1-like, whose protein sequence is MVKNHLDKNGSFTGSPKPPRSATSTEASRADQHSRNSSQEELDHSLNTHIEDAKKLSEDIDRFVESLSMCHDKSNPPEVPDSVDTFSKIVESRIKKYNSCENATRFCKMAEEDTCFIEAVTMLSKLTNSLSEFPSGSMTTRSLNLTSMVLQRAMTFMEEELRNLLEDSRVSSNSRILKNSSFNATNLLDGEQCDLTLSESSGEEEYPSYSPDVLTRMNRIASAMILAGYETECCQVYSISRRNAFSEQMKKLEFERINMEDVQRMPWDSLEGEITRWIRVVKSCSTTLFPGEKRLGDSVFSDSPMISRSLFSNLARAIVIQLLDFAEAVSMTKRSAEKLFKYLDMYEAIRDLIPTINESCSNECENELKSEISATGDRIGESAVSIFCDLENSIKNDVARTPVPGGAVHPLTRYVMNYLKYACEYKGTLEHIFQQHVKLEESNSPAKLKPTLEVETENESPHGSETVAGTTPFSIQLVTIMDLLDTNLEAKSNLYRDPALRHIFLMNNGRYILQKVKGSAEIHQVMGDTWCRRRSTIVRQYHKNYQRETWGKVLQILSHDGMQVHGKVVKTTVKERFKNFNTMFDEIHRSQSTWVVSDEQLQSELRVSISALVIPAYRSFFGRFRQYLDNGKQAEKYVKYQPEDIETLIDELFDGNSASMARRKT, encoded by the coding sequence ATGGTGAAGAATCACTTAGATAAAAATGGCAGCTTTACAGGCAGCCCAAAACCACCTCGTTCAGCCACGTCCACTGAGGCGTCACGCGCTGATCAACATTCCAGAAATAGCAGCCAGGAAGAGTTAGATCATTCATTGAACACTCATATTGAAGACGCTAAGAAATTATCCGAAGATATTGATCGATTCGTGGAATCTCTTTCCATGTGCCACGATAAATCAAATCCCCCTGAAGTCCCTGATTCGGTCGACACCTTTTCTAAAATCGTCGAGTCCAGGATAAAAAAGTATAACTCTTGCGAAAATGCCACCAGATTTTGCAAGATGGCAGAGGAGGACACTTGTTTTATAGAAGCAGTGACAATGTTATCCAAATTGACAAATTCCTTGAGTGAATTTCCATCAGGTTCAATGACCACGAGGTCGTTGAACCTAACGAGCATGGTCTTGCAACGTGCCATGACTTTCATGGAAGAAGAATTGAGAAACTTATTAGAAGATTCTAGAGTGTCTTCCAATTCAAGAATTCTTAAAAATTCTTCATTCAATGCGACCAATCTATTAGATGGGGAGCAATGTGATTTGACACTTTCGGAATCCAGTGGAGAAGAGGAATATCCGTCGTATTCTCCAGATGTATTGACAAGAATGAATCGAATTGCCTCAGCCATGATCTTGGCTGGCTATGAAACAGAATGCTGTCAAGTGTATTCGATTTCGAGAAGAAATGCATTCAGTGAACAAATGAAAAAACTCGAATTCGAGAGGATAAACATGGAGGATGTTCAAAGAATGCCATGGGATTCTCTAGAAGGAGAGATTACGAGGTGGATCAGAGTTGTCAAAAGTTGTTCGACAACTCTATTCCCTGGCGAAAAGAGACTCGGAGACTCTGTTTTCTCCGATTCTCCTATGATTTCCCGAAGCTTATTTAGCAACCTGGCGCGCGCCATTGTGATTCAGCTTCTCGACTTTGCTGAGGCCGTCTCAATGACCAAACGCTCAGCCGAGAAGCTGTTCAAATATCTAGACATGTATGAAGCTATACGTGATCTTATCCCAACGATCAATGAGTCGTGTTCCAACGAATGTGAGAATGAATTGAAGTCCGAGATTTCAGCTACTGGAGACAGAATAGGGGAGTCAGCTGTGAGCATATTCTGTGATCTCGAAAATTCCATTAAAAATGATGTGGCGAGGACACCAGTCCCGGGTGGGGCAGTGCACCCGTTAACGCGTTACGTTATGAATTATCTAAAATATGCATGCGAGTACAAAGGCACCCTAGAGCATATTTTCCAGCAACATGTAAAATTGGAGGAATCCAATTCCCCTGCCAAATTGAAACCAACATTGGAGGTAGAAACAGAGAACGAAAGCCCCCACGGTTCTGAAACAGTAGCCGGGACAACGCCGTTCTCAATACAGTTAGTCACAATAATGGACCTTTTGGATACAAATCTTGAAGCTAAATCAAACCTGTACAGAGACCCTGCGTTGCGCCACATTTTCTTAATGAACAATGGTAGATATATCTTACAAAAAGTTAAAGGGTCCGCGGAGATACACCAAGTGATGGGCGACACGTGGTGTAGGAGAAGATCAACGATCGTGAGACAATACCACAAGAATTACCAAAGGGAAACATGGGGTAAGGTACTCCAAATCCTAAGCCATGACGGAATGCAAGTCCATGGGAAAGTAGTGAAGACAACAGTGAAAGAGAGGTTCAAGAATTTCAATACAATGTTTGATGAAATACACAGGAGTCAAAGCACTTGGGTTGTAAGTGACGAGCAGCTTCAATCAGAGCTTCGTGTTTCGATATCAGCTTTGGTAATTCCAGCTTATAGGTCATTTTTTGGGAGGTTTAGACAGTATTTGGACAATGGAAAGCAAGCGGAGAAGTATGTAAAGTATCAGCCAGAGGACATTGAAACATTGATTGATGAACTATTTGATGGTAATTCTGCATCAATGGCCAGGAGGAAGACATAG